One part of the Nostoc sp. PCC 7120 = FACHB-418 genome encodes these proteins:
- a CDS encoding GumC family protein, whose translation MVQTNLSTNINSADSEPSYGKIFSVFLRRSPWFLTAFLTTIALAALMTARTKPTYKSTMQLLVEPNYQGKREGGTPETQFLEPDIQIDTATQLNLMQSSGLIHKAVDKLKSEYPNITVADIKNALVLNQVRTKEDNVATKIFQVDYTSGDPEETQKVLSAIRQVYVEYNKQQQDNRLKKGLQVIREQLSKASEEVNAAEANLQRFRRNQNLINPEEQAKALEVALNTIEQERRTTRSTYEEALAKQKSLEEQLNRSPKNALVTSRLSQSVRYQGLLNEIQKTELLLAQERLRFTDETPSVQKLKEQLQSQKELLQQEVGRTLGVKSANAFRGAEPLLEQGQFGEIDLTLASQLVETQTTIVSLTARDQTLAQKENQLRLEIKRFPPLLAYYNRIQPQLQFSRERLEQLLRAEQQLRQELAKGGFNWEVVEEPQLGMKLGPNLQQNLMLGAVVGLMLGGIAAFIREAADDSVHTTAELEKQVALPLLGSTPKLPPAKSRESVIKLPFGKPEVLGPWTVEVLQSSIRWESLDLIYKNIELLNSVSSLKSLMITSPLLDRGKSGLALGLAMSAARLHKRVLLIDANLRDPSLHEHLNLPNDQGLSTLLASEITLPEQIGIHNVGSAYIDILTAGPSPSDSANLLSSPRMKQLMAAFEENYDLVIIDAPPVIGLVDALLTASSCRSVVMVASLGKVTRNQIAQATAMLSKLNLIGVVANGVSNSDSTYVPYAREYRFALQQAVEK comes from the coding sequence GTGGTTCAAACTAATCTAAGTACAAATATAAACAGCGCTGATTCAGAACCCAGTTACGGCAAAATCTTTTCAGTTTTTCTGCGTAGGTCTCCTTGGTTCTTAACGGCATTTTTAACAACAATTGCCCTAGCAGCCCTGATGACTGCAAGAACCAAGCCTACTTACAAAAGCACAATGCAACTGTTAGTAGAACCTAACTATCAAGGTAAGAGAGAGGGTGGTACTCCAGAGACTCAGTTTCTCGAACCCGATATACAAATAGATACTGCTACACAACTGAACTTGATGCAAAGTTCAGGACTAATTCACAAAGCAGTTGACAAATTGAAATCAGAATATCCAAATATTACTGTAGCTGATATTAAAAATGCCTTAGTCTTAAATCAAGTTAGGACAAAAGAGGATAATGTCGCTACGAAAATTTTTCAAGTAGATTATACTTCTGGCGACCCTGAAGAGACTCAAAAAGTTCTCAGTGCTATCAGGCAAGTCTATGTGGAATATAACAAACAGCAGCAAGACAACCGACTCAAAAAAGGTCTGCAAGTTATTAGAGAACAGTTGAGCAAAGCCAGTGAAGAAGTGAATGCGGCTGAAGCCAACTTGCAAAGATTTCGCAGAAACCAAAATCTAATTAACCCAGAAGAGCAAGCAAAAGCTCTAGAAGTTGCTTTAAATACTATTGAGCAAGAACGTCGTACTACTCGTTCTACATACGAAGAGGCTTTAGCAAAACAAAAATCTTTAGAGGAGCAATTAAATCGTTCTCCCAAAAATGCTTTAGTTACTTCTCGTTTGAGTCAGTCCGTCCGCTATCAAGGCTTACTCAATGAAATTCAAAAAACAGAACTGTTATTAGCTCAAGAGCGTTTACGCTTCACCGATGAAACCCCCAGTGTCCAGAAGCTGAAAGAACAGTTGCAGAGCCAAAAAGAATTATTGCAACAGGAAGTAGGTAGGACTCTAGGTGTTAAATCTGCTAATGCCTTCCGTGGAGCAGAACCGCTTTTAGAACAGGGACAGTTTGGTGAAATTGATCTAACTCTGGCTAGTCAGTTAGTAGAAACCCAGACAACGATAGTTTCATTGACTGCCCGTGATCAAACTCTGGCACAGAAAGAAAATCAATTACGCCTGGAAATTAAACGTTTCCCGCCCCTGTTAGCTTATTACAATCGGATACAACCACAGTTGCAATTCAGTCGTGAGCGACTAGAGCAGTTATTACGGGCAGAACAACAACTACGGCAAGAACTGGCTAAAGGCGGATTTAACTGGGAAGTGGTGGAAGAACCCCAGTTAGGGATGAAACTAGGCCCAAATCTCCAACAGAATTTGATGTTGGGTGCAGTTGTTGGGTTAATGCTGGGAGGTATTGCTGCCTTTATTCGAGAAGCTGCTGATGATTCTGTTCACACCACAGCTGAGTTGGAAAAACAAGTAGCTTTACCTTTATTAGGAAGCACCCCGAAATTGCCCCCGGCGAAGAGCAGAGAATCAGTGATCAAGTTGCCTTTTGGCAAGCCTGAGGTTTTAGGGCCTTGGACTGTAGAGGTGCTACAATCTTCCATCCGTTGGGAATCGTTGGATCTGATTTACAAAAATATCGAGTTGTTAAACTCGGTATCTAGCTTGAAGTCATTGATGATTACCTCACCTCTGCTGGATAGAGGTAAATCTGGTTTGGCGTTGGGTTTGGCAATGAGTGCAGCCCGGTTACACAAACGGGTGCTACTGATTGATGCAAATTTGCGAGATCCTAGCCTCCATGAACATCTCAATCTTCCCAACGACCAAGGGCTATCAACGTTGTTAGCCAGTGAAATTACTTTACCCGAACAGATTGGTATTCATAACGTAGGTTCAGCCTACATCGATATTTTGACGGCTGGCCCCTCGCCTAGTGACTCAGCAAATCTCTTGAGTTCTCCACGGATGAAACAGTTAATGGCAGCATTTGAAGAGAACTACGATTTGGTGATTATTGATGCGCCACCAGTGATAGGTCTAGTAGATGCTTTGTTGACAGCATCATCTTGTAGAAGTGTGGTGATGGTAGCTAGTCTGGGAAAAGTGACTCGCAATCAAATCGCTCAAGCTACAGCCATGTTGAGCAAGTTAAACCTCATCGGTGTTGTGGCTAATGGGGTTTCTAACTCTGATAGCACCTATGTACCTTATGCGCGGGAATACCGTTTTGCTTTGCAACAAGCAGTAGAAAAGTAA
- the hepC gene encoding heterocyst development glycosyltransferase HepC: MTSVIVPNVESYDIVPPLNQNHGSSHYTLQWRRGQLLVKPANKVQQLCLPSLNDEQLLVDCLKRSPVNLVSIDGKLGETWVKFWVEACKKAHKPIFLSKPAHRKPSAPTLISQSIRWLWRLIDWLMAFGLTLLVSPMLLALVILMQIDSQKSLFTYEWRVGERGKIFRVIKLTPTQNHPRILQVWLKKFGLSHLPQLWNVLRGEMSLTGSACCTLEDAVRLSFAGQEQADESIQNTLRVLRKSTTYPTGTQAYKI; encoded by the coding sequence ATGACAAGCGTAATAGTTCCAAATGTTGAGAGTTACGATATAGTACCTCCACTCAATCAAAATCATGGTTCCTCACATTACACGCTTCAGTGGAGACGGGGCCAGTTATTAGTGAAACCTGCTAACAAAGTTCAACAGTTATGTTTACCTTCTCTGAACGATGAGCAATTATTAGTTGATTGCTTAAAACGCTCTCCAGTCAATTTGGTGAGTATAGATGGTAAATTAGGTGAAACTTGGGTAAAGTTCTGGGTTGAAGCTTGTAAAAAAGCACATAAACCTATTTTTCTCAGTAAACCTGCTCACCGCAAGCCATCCGCACCCACATTAATTAGTCAATCTATTAGATGGTTGTGGAGATTAATAGACTGGCTAATGGCTTTTGGATTGACGCTGTTAGTAAGTCCAATGCTTTTGGCATTAGTTATATTGATGCAGATTGATTCACAAAAATCTTTGTTTACTTATGAGTGGCGTGTAGGAGAACGGGGTAAAATCTTTCGAGTCATCAAGTTAACTCCTACTCAAAATCATCCTCGAATCTTGCAAGTTTGGTTAAAGAAATTTGGTTTATCTCATCTACCACAGTTATGGAATGTATTGCGGGGAGAAATGAGTTTAACGGGATCTGCTTGTTGTACTTTAGAGGATGCTGTACGACTCAGTTTTGCAGGGCAAGAACAGGCAGATGAATCCATTCAAAATACCCTGCGTGTTCTCCGTAAGAGTACAACATACCCTACAGGAACGCAAGCCTACAAAATTTAA
- the hepA gene encoding heterocyst formation ABC transporter subunit HepA, whose amino-acid sequence MPKSPHKLFKANSFWKENNLILREIKHFRKIAILAVIFSFLAASFEGVSIGFLLSFLQKLTSPNDPIQTGISWVDMILAADAWPIPPIYRISLLILLSTWMRATFNYFGGVYTESAQLNLADRLHKQIFEQLQALRLSYFAQTRSGELINTITTEIERIKQGFSGLAFVLTRIMTVCVYFVVMFSISWQLSIISVLIFLLLAVGLSTLNKRVRETSFGISHANAQFTAVAVEFINGIRTIQAFGTQEFERQRFYKASTNQLNAAIKVVLAWTLVKPIAEGIATTVLISLIVISFATFTLPVASLLTFFFVLVRVIPNIQDINGTVAFLSTLQGSSENIKNILQTNNKPYLKNGKLHFQGLKRSIDLVSVDFGYTADNLVLNNITLTIERGKTTALVGASGAGKTTLADLIPRFYDPTEGQILVDGLDVQYFEINSLRRKMAVVSQDTFIFNTSIRDNIAYGTSGASEAEIREVARLANALQFIEEMPEGFDTKLGDRGVRLSGGQRQRIAIARALLRDPEILILDEATSALDSVSERLIQESIEKLSVGRTVIAIAHRLSTIAKADKVVVMEQGRIVEQGNYQELLEQRGKLWKYHQMQHESGQTNS is encoded by the coding sequence ATGCCAAAATCACCACATAAATTATTTAAAGCTAATAGCTTCTGGAAAGAGAACAATTTAATATTGCGAGAAATAAAACATTTTCGCAAAATAGCTATATTAGCCGTAATATTTTCATTTTTAGCTGCCAGTTTTGAAGGTGTTAGTATTGGTTTTTTACTGTCATTTTTACAAAAATTGACTAGTCCTAATGATCCAATTCAAACAGGAATTAGCTGGGTTGACATGATTTTGGCTGCTGATGCTTGGCCGATTCCCCCCATATACAGGATATCTCTACTAATTTTGTTGAGTACCTGGATGCGTGCTACCTTCAATTATTTTGGCGGAGTATACACTGAATCAGCCCAACTTAATTTAGCAGATCGCTTACATAAGCAAATTTTTGAGCAATTACAAGCTCTGAGGTTGAGTTACTTTGCTCAAACTCGTTCGGGTGAACTCATTAATACGATTACTACAGAAATTGAAAGAATCAAACAGGGTTTTAGTGGGTTAGCTTTTGTGTTAACCAGAATCATGACCGTTTGCGTTTACTTTGTTGTGATGTTTTCTATATCATGGCAACTTTCGATTATTTCTGTGCTGATATTTTTACTGTTAGCAGTGGGATTATCTACGCTGAATAAGCGAGTCAGAGAAACTAGCTTTGGCATTTCTCATGCTAATGCTCAATTTACGGCTGTAGCTGTAGAGTTCATCAATGGGATTCGGACAATTCAAGCTTTTGGGACACAAGAATTTGAACGGCAACGTTTCTATAAAGCGAGTACTAATCAACTGAATGCAGCTATCAAAGTTGTTTTAGCTTGGACACTAGTAAAACCTATAGCTGAAGGTATAGCTACTACGGTTTTAATTAGTTTGATTGTGATTTCCTTCGCGACTTTTACATTACCAGTTGCCTCATTATTGACATTCTTCTTTGTTTTAGTCAGGGTGATTCCTAATATTCAAGATATTAATGGTACGGTTGCTTTTCTGAGTACTTTACAAGGGTCATCAGAAAACATTAAAAATATTTTGCAGACGAATAATAAACCTTACTTGAAAAATGGCAAACTTCATTTCCAAGGGTTGAAGCGTTCAATTGATTTAGTATCCGTAGATTTTGGTTATACTGCTGATAATTTAGTGTTGAATAATATCACTCTGACAATTGAGCGTGGTAAAACAACAGCTCTGGTGGGTGCATCGGGCGCTGGTAAAACCACATTAGCTGATTTAATTCCCCGATTTTACGATCCGACAGAGGGACAGATTTTAGTAGATGGGCTTGATGTACAGTACTTTGAAATCAATTCCCTCCGCCGCAAAATGGCTGTAGTTAGTCAAGATACATTTATTTTCAACACTTCTATTAGAGACAATATCGCCTACGGTACATCTGGGGCGAGTGAAGCGGAAATTAGAGAAGTAGCGCGGCTAGCAAATGCGTTGCAATTTATCGAAGAAATGCCCGAAGGGTTTGATACTAAGTTAGGCGATCGCGGTGTCCGTTTATCTGGAGGACAGAGACAACGGATTGCGATCGCTCGTGCATTACTCCGAGATCCCGAAATCCTCATTCTTGACGAAGCCACCAGCGCCCTAGATTCAGTCTCCGAGCGATTAATTCAGGAGTCTATAGAAAAACTTTCCGTGGGTAGAACAGTAATTGCGATCGCTCACAGACTCTCCACAATTGCCAAAGCAGATAAGGTTGTGGTGATGGAACAAGGGCGAATTGTTGAGCAGGGAAATTATCAAGAACTTCTAGAACAACGCGGAAAGCTCTGGAAATATCACCAGATGCAACACGAATCAGGACAGACTAATTCGTAA
- a CDS encoding glycosyltransferase, translated as MKISVIISNYNYARYLSRAINSVLAQTHSDIEIVIVDDGSTDNSRDVITQLQEQAPDKIKPIFQANQGQGGAFNAGFAAATGEVVAFLDADDVWKPHKLQRIVEVFQTSDVVGVMHHLDIIDGNDKTIDQASTQGPKLSEDLASVILQTGNAWCFPPTSGLAYRREVLEKVFPIDPVKWRIWADGCIIYCTAFLGKIKTLQENLAYYRIHGANNHMSAASATSEQEAKSQAGIEMTNQYINDFLVRIGYGARVDLSRNLQYRRTKYYQRSQWDLREVWGISRLILGWPFYSGQERAYYLARFLFKSGKFLLRSDVHTESTTI; from the coding sequence ATGAAAATTTCCGTCATCATCTCGAATTACAACTATGCTCGTTATCTTTCTAGAGCAATCAACTCTGTTCTCGCTCAAACTCACTCAGACATTGAAATCGTTATCGTAGATGATGGTTCTACAGATAACAGCCGTGATGTTATTACCCAACTGCAAGAACAAGCACCGGATAAAATCAAGCCCATCTTTCAAGCAAATCAAGGACAGGGAGGCGCTTTCAATGCGGGGTTTGCGGCGGCGACTGGCGAAGTCGTAGCTTTTCTTGATGCAGACGATGTGTGGAAACCTCATAAATTACAGCGTATTGTTGAGGTATTTCAGACATCGGATGTAGTTGGTGTCATGCACCATTTGGATATCATAGATGGCAATGACAAAACAATTGATCAAGCTTCGACTCAAGGGCCGAAACTGAGTGAAGATTTAGCCTCAGTCATATTGCAGACAGGGAATGCTTGGTGTTTTCCGCCCACGTCTGGACTAGCTTATCGTCGTGAAGTGCTGGAAAAAGTATTTCCCATCGATCCCGTGAAATGGCGCATTTGGGCTGATGGTTGCATTATTTACTGCACAGCCTTCCTCGGTAAAATTAAGACATTACAGGAAAATTTGGCGTACTATCGCATACATGGTGCGAACAATCACATGAGTGCAGCGAGCGCCACCAGTGAACAAGAAGCCAAATCTCAAGCGGGAATTGAGATGACGAACCAATATATCAACGATTTTTTAGTACGTATTGGTTATGGTGCAAGAGTTGACTTATCCCGCAATCTCCAATATCGACGCACAAAATATTATCAACGCTCTCAATGGGATCTCCGGGAGGTGTGGGGTATCTCACGCTTAATACTGGGATGGCCTTTTTACTCTGGGCAAGAGCGAGCCTATTACCTAGCTCGATTTTTATTCAAAAGTGGAAAATTTTTGCTTCGTTCCGATGTTCATACGGAAAGCACCACAATTTAG
- a CDS encoding glycosyltransferase family 2 protein produces MAIDTNSSTPLVSVITPTYNRPNYLQAALTSAVRQTYSHIEIIVCDNCSPQNPQAIVDSFDDSRIRFFRNSSNMGMFANTIKAFKMARGKYVACLLDDDLWEEDFLEKLVPPLEANPNLALAFCDHYIMDANGNIDDALTEEYSRSYKRVDLPEGIYQPFYRMGLVDRSVSTATAAVMRRDAIAWDAIPAEVGGSWDIYLNYLCCRSGLGAYFYPEKLTRYRVHEQTETMLSGKRDAQAKIRKAQADMFCYEQFMADERLQELKPYFQQQWAHVSTTLGIGFMRSKQMKLARSYFWRSLKQSLKLRTMAGLMLSFTPPTIASRF; encoded by the coding sequence ATGGCTATAGATACTAACTCCTCCACTCCATTAGTTAGCGTTATTACACCTACCTATAACCGCCCAAACTATTTACAAGCTGCGCTGACAAGCGCCGTCAGACAGACTTATTCCCATATTGAAATTATTGTTTGCGACAATTGTAGTCCACAAAATCCTCAGGCAATTGTTGATTCCTTTGATGATTCGCGCATTCGCTTTTTTCGCAATTCATCAAATATGGGAATGTTTGCCAATACCATCAAAGCCTTTAAAATGGCGCGGGGAAAATATGTCGCTTGTTTGCTAGACGATGATCTGTGGGAAGAAGACTTTCTCGAAAAGCTCGTTCCGCCCTTGGAAGCTAACCCCAATTTAGCCTTAGCTTTTTGTGACCACTACATCATGGATGCCAACGGCAATATAGATGATGCACTCACAGAAGAATATTCCCGTTCATATAAACGAGTTGATTTGCCAGAAGGAATTTATCAACCCTTTTATCGGATGGGCTTAGTAGATAGATCAGTCTCGACAGCCACAGCAGCCGTGATGCGTCGAGATGCGATCGCTTGGGATGCCATTCCGGCTGAGGTTGGCGGTTCCTGGGATATATATTTAAACTACCTCTGTTGTCGCTCTGGCTTAGGAGCATATTTTTATCCTGAAAAACTGACGCGCTATCGCGTCCATGAACAAACAGAAACCATGCTCAGTGGTAAGCGCGATGCTCAGGCAAAAATCCGTAAGGCTCAAGCTGATATGTTTTGCTATGAGCAGTTTATGGCCGATGAACGCCTACAGGAACTTAAACCCTATTTTCAGCAGCAATGGGCCCATGTCAGCACAACCTTAGGCATTGGTTTCATGCGTAGTAAGCAGATGAAATTAGCCCGTTCTTACTTCTGGCGCTCTTTAAAGCAAAGTTTAAAGCTGAGAACTATGGCGGGATTGATGCTCAGTTTTACACCCCCGACGATCGCATCAAGATTTTAA
- a CDS encoding glycosyltransferase family 2 protein encodes MRLSACITTRNRPEDLENCLRSLWDSQTKPHSVIVSDDSPSMEMQQQNQKIVEQYPQTIYITGPRIGVCANRNNAVNAIPASETDLIAFIDDDICVEPEFIGSAIAQYSKMSPEQSQHTILSGISYTTDGYVMAPGKLSFRGYFRASDVPETIAIHASIFPRQFFEQEQWDENIFFGYEDAELCLRALKRGYKILNCPELRALNAGGNGKSSLMESDIGKLTKYEISIEAARLYIGIKRYKDLFPNVLKLIGFCFVYFLHMTAYLCKRGSLQAWPEIIRRSHIQKLWQPSQLNWG; translated from the coding sequence ATGCGGCTATCGGCTTGCATCACAACTAGAAATCGCCCTGAGGATTTGGAAAATTGCTTGCGATCGCTGTGGGATTCCCAGACCAAACCACACTCGGTCATTGTGTCTGATGACTCGCCAAGTATGGAGATGCAGCAGCAAAATCAAAAGATTGTTGAACAATATCCCCAGACAATTTATATTACAGGCCCCCGAATTGGTGTTTGTGCTAACCGCAACAATGCAGTTAACGCCATCCCCGCATCAGAAACAGACTTGATTGCTTTTATTGATGATGATATTTGTGTTGAACCAGAGTTTATTGGTAGTGCGATCGCCCAATACTCAAAAATGTCACCAGAACAAAGTCAGCACACCATTCTTTCTGGCATTAGCTACACTACCGATGGATATGTGATGGCTCCGGGAAAGTTATCTTTTCGCGGATATTTCCGTGCTAGTGATGTTCCCGAAACTATAGCTATTCATGCCTCTATTTTCCCCCGTCAGTTTTTTGAGCAGGAACAGTGGGATGAAAATATATTTTTTGGTTATGAAGATGCAGAACTTTGTTTACGGGCATTGAAACGGGGTTATAAGATTTTAAATTGTCCAGAATTACGCGCCCTCAATGCTGGAGGTAATGGTAAAAGTTCCTTGATGGAATCGGATATCGGCAAACTCACTAAATACGAAATTTCTATAGAAGCGGCTAGGCTCTACATCGGGATTAAACGTTACAAAGATTTATTCCCTAATGTCTTAAAACTCATAGGTTTTTGCTTTGTATACTTCCTGCACATGACTGCTTACCTCTGCAAGCGAGGTTCCCTACAAGCCTGGCCAGAAATTATTCGCCGTTCTCATATCCAAAAATTATGGCAGCCGTCCCAGTTGAATTGGGGATGA